A DNA window from Coffea arabica cultivar ET-39 chromosome 6c, Coffea Arabica ET-39 HiFi, whole genome shotgun sequence contains the following coding sequences:
- the LOC113694136 gene encoding NADPH-dependent aldehyde reductase-like protein, chloroplastic, translated as MAEGTAHSTQSLPLQDRVAIVTGSSRGIGKAIALHLASLGARLVINYSSNPTQANIVASQINGNSTNRAITVKADISDPTQVKTLFDSAESAFNSPVHILVNSAGIMDPKYPTVANTTIEDFDNIFNVNARGAFLCCKESANRIKRGGGGRIICLTTTLVAALYPGYAAYVGSKAAVESMVKILAKELKGTGITANCVAPGPIATELFFEGKTEEMVKRVVDMNPFGRLGQTEDVAPLVGFLASDAGEWVNGQIIRVNGGFV; from the coding sequence ATGGCTGAAGGAACCGCTCATTCCACTCAATCCCTCCCTCTCCAAGACCGAGTAGCCATTGTCACTGGCAGCTCCCGAGGAATCGGGAAGGCCATAGCCCTCCATTTAGCCTCACTCGGAGCCAGACTCGTAATCAACTACTCCTCCAATCCTACTCAAGCCAATATCGTCGCTTCCCAAATCAATGGTAACTCCACCAACCGTGCCATCACCGTCAAAGCCGACATTTCAGACCCTACTCAGGTCAAGACCCTCTTCGACTCTGCAGAGTCAGCCTTCAACTCTCCTGTCCACATCCTCGTAAACTCGGCAGGCATCATGGACCCCAAGTATCCCACTGTTGCGAACACAACTATTGAAGACTTCGACAACATCTTCAACGTCAATGCTCGGGGGGCTTTCTTGTGCTGCAAGGAATCCGCCAACAGGATCAAGCGCGGTGGAGGGGGGAGGATCATTTGCTTAACGACGACCTTGGTGGCAGCGTTATACCCCGGGTACGCGGCATACGTGGGGTCCAAGGCGGCCGTGGAGTCGATGGTGAAGATACTGGCCAAGGAACTGAAAGGGACGGGGATTACGGCCAACTGCGTCGCCCCGGGGCCTATTGCAACTGAGCTGTTCTTTGAGGGGAAGACGGAGGAGATGGTGAAGAGGGTGGTGGACATGAATCCCTTTGGTAGATTGGGGCAGACGGAGGACGTGGCTCCCTTGGTTGGTTTCCTGGCAAGTGACGCAGGGGAGTGGGTTAATGGACAGATTATTCGAGTCAATGGCGGCTTTGTTTAA